CGGCCGAGCGGTTTCTCGCGACGAACCCCGGCGACCCCGGCACCTATCCGAACGTCGCGGCCCTCGAAGACGACGCCATCGAACTGATGGGCGAAATCGCGGGCCTGGCGAACCCGTCGGGCTACATCACCAGTGGCGGCACGGAGGCCAACATCCAGGCCGTCCGGATCGCCCGCGAGCGGGCCGACGCCCGCACGCCGAACGTCGTCATGCCCGAGTCGGGCCACTTCAGCTTCCAGAAGGCCGCCGACCTACTCGGCGTCGAACTCCGCATCGTCCCGACCGACGACCGGTACCGGGCCGACCTCGATGCCGTCCGCGCCGCCGTCGACGACGACACCGCCGCGGTGATCGGCGTCGCGGGCACGACCGAGTACGGCCGCGTCGACCCGATACCCGAACTCGGCGAGATCGCCCGCTCGGTCGACGCCACGCTTCACGTCGACGCCGCCTGGGGCGGCTTCGTGCTCCCCTTTACCGACTACGAGTGGAACTTCGAGCACGCCCCCGTCGATACGATGGCGATCGACCCGCACAAGATGGGCCAGGCCGCCGTCCCCGCGGGGGGCCTGCTCGTGCGCTCGGCGGACCTGCTGGACGAACTCGCCGTCGACACCCCCTACCTCGAGTCGACGAGCCAGGCGACGCTGACCGGGACCCGATCGGGGGCCGGCGTCGCCAGCGCCGTCGCCGCGATGGAGGAGCTGTGGCCAGGCGGCTACCGCCGGCAGTACGTCCGCTCGCAGAACAACGCCGAGTGGCTCGCCGACGCCTTAGAGAAGCGGGGCTACCAGGTCGCCGAGCCGACGCTGCCGCTGGTCGCGGCCGACGTTCCGCGGTCGACGTTCGACGCCCTCCGAGCGAAGGGGTGGCGGATCTCCCGGACCGCGACCGACGAGCTCCGGATCGTCTGTATGCCCCACGTCACCCGCGAGATGCTGGCGTCGTTCGTCGGCGATCTCGACCGGCTCGAGGTGCGTGCGAGCGTTCCGGTGGCGAGCGACGACTGACCGGACGCGTCGTGTCGTCGGTAGCGACGGCCCCGGACGAACGGATCGGCGTTGCCGTCCGGTTATCGTACGCGAACGCAATCCTCCTGCCCCGATAATT
This window of the Natrinema salifodinae genome carries:
- the mfnA gene encoding tyrosine decarboxylase MfnA, encoding MQAEPQAFDRVLSSMCTDPHPAARDAAERFLATNPGDPGTYPNVAALEDDAIELMGEIAGLANPSGYITSGGTEANIQAVRIARERADARTPNVVMPESGHFSFQKAADLLGVELRIVPTDDRYRADLDAVRAAVDDDTAAVIGVAGTTEYGRVDPIPELGEIARSVDATLHVDAAWGGFVLPFTDYEWNFEHAPVDTMAIDPHKMGQAAVPAGGLLVRSADLLDELAVDTPYLESTSQATLTGTRSGAGVASAVAAMEELWPGGYRRQYVRSQNNAEWLADALEKRGYQVAEPTLPLVAADVPRSTFDALRAKGWRISRTATDELRIVCMPHVTREMLASFVGDLDRLEVRASVPVASDD